One Pseudomonadota bacterium DNA window includes the following coding sequences:
- the nusB gene encoding transcription antitermination factor NusB, giving the protein MSVPIRRKARELALQVLYQSETTGLQEDAALLSVLGNFQSDKKAVSYARVLLEGISANREAIDELIQGQSENWRMERMATVDRNILRIAVYELSEKPDIPASVVINEAIEVAGRFSSEDAFSFINGILDGVMKKLGREERPGR; this is encoded by the coding sequence ATGAGCGTGCCAATTCGCCGCAAGGCCAGGGAGCTGGCCCTGCAGGTTCTTTACCAGTCAGAGACTACCGGCCTTCAGGAAGATGCGGCGCTTCTGTCCGTCCTGGGGAATTTCCAGTCGGATAAAAAGGCTGTTTCATACGCCAGAGTCCTTCTCGAAGGGATTTCCGCAAACCGGGAAGCAATCGATGAACTCATTCAGGGCCAGTCTGAGAACTGGCGCATGGAACGGATGGCCACGGTCGACCGGAATATCCTGCGCATTGCCGTGTATGAACTGAGCGAGAAACCGGACATTCCCGCCTCGGTGGTGATCAACGAGGCGATTGAAGTGGCCGGCCGGTTCAGTTCTGAAGACGCCTTTTCATTTATCAACGGGATTCTTGACGGGGTGATGAAAAAACTGGGCAGGGAAGAGCGACCGGGCAGATGA
- the ribE gene encoding 6,7-dimethyl-8-ribityllumazine synthase, translating into MAKYIDGDLKADGKKFGIVVSRFNSFIAEKLLDGALDTLRRSGAADDDIEVARVPGAYEIPLVAQKMARSGRYDAIICLGAVIRGATPHFDFVANEAAKGIAQVSLESGIPVMFGVLTTDTIEQAIERAGSKAGNKGSDCAIAAVEMINLLSRF; encoded by the coding sequence ATGGCAAAATATATTGATGGGGATCTCAAGGCCGACGGAAAAAAATTCGGCATTGTGGTCTCCCGGTTTAATTCATTTATCGCAGAAAAACTTCTTGATGGCGCGCTCGACACCCTGCGCAGGTCAGGAGCGGCCGATGACGACATCGAGGTGGCAAGGGTTCCCGGAGCCTATGAAATTCCGCTGGTGGCCCAAAAGATGGCCCGATCCGGGCGGTATGATGCGATTATCTGTCTCGGGGCGGTGATCCGTGGGGCGACTCCCCATTTTGATTTCGTTGCCAATGAGGCTGCCAAGGGAATTGCCCAGGTCAGTCTGGAAAGCGGTATTCCGGTAATGTTCGGGGTTCTGACCACCGATACCATCGAGCAGGCCATCGAACGGGCCGGCTCCAAGGCTGGAAACAAGGGTTCCGACTGTGCGATAGCAGCCGTTGAGATGATCAACCTGCTGTCCCGGTTCTGA